From the Leifsonia sp. AG29 genome, one window contains:
- a CDS encoding glycosyltransferase: protein MDSVRGSPVPSVVIAAHNEENLIGATLQSLAGQDLPGGVEVVVSANGCTDRTAEVARAAGVAVVDRPEPGKPGALNAGDRVATSFPRVYLDADIVLPQHALRAFVARLAAEPAPLVVIPRRRLVTTGRPWPVRAYFAINERLPVFRTGLFGRGVIVLSEEGRKRFGEFPTLVADDLFLDSLFTDEERAVVPDVEVSVEAPYTTRDLLRRLERVRRGNAQMREAGERSGLGLSVRRSRRWSWLTDVVARDPRLIPAAIPYVVITLAAAVRGRRRVPDPARSWGRDESTRGGTRAPDGRGVT, encoded by the coding sequence GTGGACAGCGTAAGGGGGTCGCCCGTGCCGAGCGTCGTGATCGCCGCGCACAACGAGGAGAACCTCATCGGCGCGACGCTGCAATCCTTGGCCGGGCAGGACCTCCCGGGGGGCGTGGAGGTGGTGGTCAGCGCCAACGGCTGCACCGATCGCACCGCCGAGGTCGCGCGGGCCGCCGGCGTCGCCGTGGTCGATCGCCCCGAACCCGGCAAGCCGGGAGCACTCAACGCGGGCGACCGGGTCGCGACCTCGTTCCCGCGCGTATACCTCGACGCCGACATCGTGCTCCCGCAGCATGCCCTGCGCGCCTTCGTCGCACGACTCGCCGCCGAGCCGGCGCCGCTCGTCGTCATCCCCCGCCGCCGTCTCGTGACGACCGGCCGCCCGTGGCCGGTCCGCGCCTACTTCGCGATCAACGAGCGCCTCCCCGTGTTCCGGACGGGCCTGTTCGGCCGCGGGGTCATCGTCCTCTCCGAGGAGGGCCGAAAGCGCTTCGGCGAGTTCCCGACCCTCGTTGCCGACGACCTCTTCCTCGACTCGCTGTTCACCGACGAGGAGCGCGCGGTCGTCCCCGACGTGGAGGTCTCCGTCGAGGCCCCGTACACCACCCGCGACCTCTTGCGCCGGCTCGAGCGCGTCCGCCGGGGCAATGCGCAGATGCGCGAAGCGGGCGAACGCAGCGGGCTCGGCCTCAGCGTGCGGCGGTCGCGCCGCTGGTCGTGGCTGACCGATGTCGTGGCCCGCGATCCGCGACTCATCCCGGCGGCGATCCCCTATGTCGTGATCACGCTCGCCGCCGCGGTGCGCGGGCGGCGCCGCGTTCCGGACCCGGCACGCAGCTGGGGACGCGACGAGAGCACCCGGGGCGGCACGCGCGCTCCGGACGGACGAGGAGTCACGTGA
- a CDS encoding glycosyltransferase family 4 protein, whose product MAPTCDGDDVGESWVAYQWAKLLSARFELTLLTTYKRGHRPPSEQLPGVEVVEWEEPPGVGRFERLNSLMQPAYALFLLRARRWLRRRLAEGVRFDVAHQVVPVAMRYPSPAVALGVPFVIGPVGGSLASPAAFADEEGATPWYQRLRSLDSWRIRRDPLLRRTYEKADCVIGVAPYVEEFLAGLRLQRFETMSETAIHEVKPPVDRSGRQGPVRLLHVGRTVRTKGLRDAIRALDRVRDLDVVLDVVGDGNDRAACEALVAELGLEDRVTFHGALPRAAVDAFYERADVFVFPSYREPGGNVSLEAMAYGLPLIVCRRGGPGANVDDTCAFRLDAASPEQLAADCAAAIRRLVEDPALRSRMGAAARGHAERTHLWQSRLERVSALYGELATRAG is encoded by the coding sequence GTGGCCCCCACGTGCGACGGCGACGACGTGGGCGAGTCCTGGGTCGCCTACCAGTGGGCGAAGCTCCTGTCGGCGCGGTTCGAGCTCACACTGCTGACGACCTACAAGCGCGGGCACCGGCCGCCCTCGGAGCAGCTCCCCGGCGTCGAGGTCGTCGAGTGGGAGGAGCCTCCCGGCGTCGGCCGGTTCGAGCGGCTCAACAGCCTGATGCAGCCCGCCTACGCCCTCTTCCTGCTCCGGGCGCGCCGCTGGCTGAGGCGCCGGCTCGCGGAGGGCGTGCGTTTCGACGTCGCCCACCAGGTCGTCCCGGTCGCCATGCGCTACCCGTCGCCGGCGGTCGCCCTCGGCGTGCCCTTCGTCATCGGGCCGGTCGGAGGGAGTCTCGCCTCTCCGGCGGCGTTCGCCGACGAGGAGGGTGCCACGCCGTGGTACCAGCGCCTCCGGTCGCTCGACTCGTGGCGGATCCGGAGGGACCCCCTCCTCAGGCGCACCTACGAGAAAGCCGACTGCGTGATCGGCGTCGCGCCGTACGTCGAGGAGTTCCTCGCCGGGCTCCGGCTCCAGCGGTTCGAGACCATGAGCGAGACCGCCATCCACGAGGTCAAGCCGCCCGTCGACCGTTCGGGGAGGCAGGGGCCGGTCCGGCTCCTCCACGTCGGCCGGACCGTGCGGACGAAGGGGCTGCGGGACGCGATCCGGGCGCTCGACCGCGTGCGCGATCTCGACGTCGTGCTCGACGTCGTCGGCGACGGCAACGACCGCGCCGCGTGCGAGGCCCTCGTCGCCGAGCTGGGCCTGGAGGATCGGGTCACCTTCCACGGCGCTCTCCCCCGCGCGGCCGTCGACGCCTTCTACGAGCGCGCGGACGTCTTCGTGTTCCCCAGCTACCGCGAGCCGGGCGGCAACGTCAGCCTCGAGGCGATGGCGTACGGCCTCCCCCTGATCGTGTGCCGTCGCGGCGGCCCGGGCGCTAACGTCGACGACACGTGCGCGTTCCGCCTCGACGCCGCGTCGCCGGAGCAGCTGGCCGCCGACTGCGCGGCGGCCATCCGGCGATTGGTGGAGGACCCGGCCCTGCGGTCGCGCATGGGAGCGGCGGCCCGTGGGCACGCCGAACGGACCCACCTGTGGCAGTCGCGCCTCGAGCGGGTCAGCGCTCTCTACGGGGAGCTGGCCACGCGCGCCGGCTGA
- a CDS encoding acyl-CoA ligase (AMP-forming), exosortase A system-associated yields MRTRWHDLLAQAAESAPDRPAITYRDRTVPYGELWDAARTVGAQLGEAGVAAEDRVAVYLEKRVETVVALFASSVAGAICVPINHVLKPAQVAHILRDCGARVLITSGDRLSQLAAELAATEVTDVVVVGSASAGGDPGTAHGLTVHAWAETRPDAPAPATTAIDLDPAAILYTSGSSGKPKGVVLSHRNLIVGAESVSTYLKNTADDVILSVLPLSFDAGLSQVTTAFAVGAHCVLMNYLLPRDVPRLCEAHAVTGITGVPPLWLQIAEVPWPEETARRIRYWANTGGRMPRTLLDKLRSIFTEADPYLMYGLTEAFRSTFLDPREVDRRPDSIGKAIPDAEVLVLRPDGSRCAPGEEGELVHRGPLVALGYWNDPERTAERYRPVHRPDQPWRAPEFAVWSGDTVVADEEGYLYFVGRTDDMIKTSGYRVSPSEIEEAAYATGLVRDAVALGVDEPGIGHRIVLVVAAIAAELEVATLLGALRQSLPHYMVPSAVELRDELPRSPNGKFDRVLMKAQVSA; encoded by the coding sequence ATGAGAACACGCTGGCACGACCTCCTGGCGCAGGCCGCCGAGTCAGCGCCCGACCGGCCCGCGATCACCTACAGGGACCGCACCGTCCCCTACGGGGAGCTGTGGGATGCGGCGCGCACCGTCGGCGCTCAGCTGGGGGAGGCGGGTGTCGCAGCCGAGGACCGCGTCGCCGTGTACCTCGAGAAGCGGGTCGAGACGGTCGTCGCGCTCTTCGCCTCCTCGGTCGCCGGCGCCATCTGCGTGCCGATCAACCACGTGCTGAAGCCCGCCCAGGTTGCTCACATCCTCCGTGACTGCGGAGCCCGGGTGCTGATCACGTCGGGCGACCGGCTCAGCCAGCTGGCGGCCGAGCTGGCCGCCACGGAGGTCACCGATGTCGTCGTCGTGGGCTCCGCGAGCGCAGGCGGCGATCCCGGCACGGCTCACGGCCTCACGGTCCACGCCTGGGCCGAGACGCGGCCGGACGCGCCCGCCCCGGCCACGACGGCGATCGACCTCGACCCCGCCGCGATCCTGTACACCTCGGGGAGCAGCGGCAAGCCCAAGGGCGTCGTGCTCAGCCACCGGAACCTCATCGTCGGCGCCGAGAGCGTCAGCACCTATCTGAAGAACACCGCCGACGACGTCATCCTCAGCGTCCTGCCGCTGAGCTTCGACGCCGGACTCAGCCAGGTCACGACGGCGTTCGCGGTCGGCGCCCACTGCGTCCTCATGAACTACCTCCTCCCGAGGGACGTGCCCCGGCTCTGCGAGGCGCACGCGGTCACCGGGATCACCGGCGTGCCCCCGCTGTGGCTGCAGATCGCCGAGGTGCCGTGGCCGGAGGAGACGGCGAGACGCATCCGCTACTGGGCGAACACCGGCGGCCGGATGCCTCGGACCCTCCTCGACAAGCTCCGCTCGATCTTCACCGAGGCCGACCCCTATCTCATGTACGGGCTGACGGAGGCGTTCCGCTCCACCTTCCTGGACCCCCGCGAGGTCGACCGCCGCCCCGACTCGATCGGCAAGGCGATCCCCGACGCCGAGGTGCTCGTGCTGCGCCCCGACGGCTCCCGCTGCGCACCCGGCGAGGAGGGCGAGCTCGTCCACCGCGGTCCTCTCGTCGCGCTCGGCTACTGGAACGACCCCGAGCGCACAGCGGAGCGGTACCGGCCCGTGCACCGTCCGGACCAGCCCTGGCGCGCCCCGGAGTTTGCGGTGTGGTCGGGAGACACCGTGGTCGCCGACGAGGAGGGGTACCTCTACTTCGTCGGGCGCACCGACGACATGATCAAGACCTCCGGCTACCGGGTGAGCCCGTCCGAGATCGAGGAGGCGGCCTACGCCACCGGTCTCGTCCGCGACGCGGTCGCGCTCGGGGTCGACGAGCCGGGGATCGGGCACCGCATCGTGCTCGTCGTCGCCGCGATCGCCGCCGAGCTCGAGGTCGCCACCCTGCTCGGGGCGCTCCGTCAGTCCCTCCCGCACTACATGGTGCCCTCCGCCGTCGAACTGCGCGACGAGCTGCCGCGCTCGCCGAACGGCAAGTTCGACCGAGTCCTGATGAAAGCGCAGGTGTCCGCATGA
- a CDS encoding SOS response-associated peptidase, translating into MCGRFALDQETDELIQEFVAAGGDFREWRPTYSLAPTDPVPIVRERVDGETGELRRTVDEALWDFHPAFMRESKRPNFNARLETVASNGLWKGAFASSRALVPMRGYYEWTGEPGRKRAHFLHAADGELLAAAGLYTARKIDDHWQLSTAIITRPARDASGEIHDRMPVFLERSVWERYLDPAKLDDPGKEGMVRFLAAESDKVAASITSYEVDRRVNNSRTIDPADPTLIDPLPDEEQT; encoded by the coding sequence ATGTGCGGACGTTTCGCTCTCGATCAGGAGACGGATGAGCTGATCCAGGAGTTCGTCGCGGCCGGAGGCGACTTCCGCGAGTGGCGGCCGACGTACTCGCTCGCCCCCACCGACCCGGTCCCGATCGTCCGCGAGCGGGTCGACGGCGAGACCGGCGAGCTGCGCCGGACGGTCGACGAGGCGCTGTGGGATTTCCACCCGGCCTTCATGCGGGAGTCGAAGCGGCCGAACTTCAACGCACGACTCGAGACGGTCGCGAGCAACGGGCTCTGGAAGGGGGCCTTCGCCTCATCGCGCGCGCTCGTCCCCATGCGCGGCTATTACGAGTGGACGGGCGAGCCCGGCCGCAAGCGCGCCCACTTCCTGCATGCGGCCGACGGCGAGCTCCTCGCGGCCGCCGGGCTGTACACCGCCCGCAAGATCGACGACCACTGGCAGCTCTCGACCGCGATCATCACGCGTCCCGCGCGCGACGCTTCGGGCGAGATCCACGACCGCATGCCCGTGTTCCTCGAGCGCTCGGTCTGGGAGCGCTACCTCGATCCGGCCAAGCTCGACGACCCCGGGAAGGAGGGGATGGTCCGGTTCCTCGCGGCCGAGTCCGACAAGGTCGCGGCCTCCATCACGAGCTACGAGGTCGACCGCCGGGTCAACAACTCGCGGACGATCGACCCGGCCGACCCGACGCTCATCGACCCCCTCCCGGACGAGGAGCAGACATGA
- a CDS encoding O-antigen ligase family protein gives MTTKLALPDQRLVASQVDAVGWLTVYVVLLLFVPTRLVFGPLGSAGAPSMLFGLGSLVVWFCLRLGAGHSSWTDSQPIRIALGVFLVSVGITYVLAMSAPMPQPEISPADVALLALASWSGTLLLTHDNVPERSRLETLIWRICVCGAIIALLGIFQVLTRQVWVDRISIPGLTGTPGYGLNARGGFPRPAGTATHPIEYGTLVTMILPIALYVGFNQKSRPLLVRWLPAAALGAVVPLTSSRSAYLGAAVGLIVCLIGWSRARRLRVLAVVTVGVAAMSVVTPNLFKSIIGLFAGASNDPSIASRTDSYSLAGEFLARKPLFGRGLGTFLPIYRIFDNEYLLLLVTVGVIGTAAFLALGVTAFVSMMRLRSRVPDEGSRDLAMALAAAMATGFVCLFTFDAFAFPMTMGLLFLILGLAGALRRIENAGASFPRLVG, from the coding sequence GTGACGACCAAGCTCGCGCTGCCGGATCAGCGGCTGGTGGCGAGCCAGGTCGATGCCGTCGGGTGGCTCACGGTCTACGTGGTCCTCCTCCTGTTCGTGCCGACGCGCCTGGTCTTCGGTCCGCTCGGCAGCGCCGGAGCACCGTCGATGCTCTTCGGCCTCGGGAGCCTGGTCGTGTGGTTCTGCCTCCGCCTCGGCGCCGGGCACTCCTCCTGGACGGACAGCCAGCCGATCCGGATCGCGCTCGGTGTCTTCCTGGTCTCCGTCGGCATCACTTACGTCCTGGCGATGTCGGCCCCGATGCCCCAGCCGGAGATCAGCCCGGCGGATGTGGCCCTGCTGGCGCTCGCGTCCTGGAGCGGGACCCTCCTCCTGACCCACGACAACGTCCCGGAGCGGAGCCGGCTCGAGACGCTGATCTGGCGCATCTGCGTCTGCGGGGCGATCATCGCCCTGCTCGGCATCTTCCAGGTCCTCACCCGGCAGGTCTGGGTCGACCGCATCTCGATCCCGGGGCTCACCGGCACGCCCGGGTACGGGCTCAACGCCCGCGGCGGCTTCCCCCGGCCGGCGGGAACGGCGACGCACCCGATCGAGTACGGAACGCTCGTCACGATGATCCTCCCGATCGCGCTGTACGTCGGGTTCAACCAGAAGAGCCGGCCGCTGCTCGTCCGCTGGCTTCCCGCCGCCGCGCTGGGCGCCGTCGTCCCGCTGACCTCCTCCCGGTCCGCCTACCTGGGCGCCGCCGTCGGGCTGATCGTGTGCCTGATCGGCTGGAGCCGGGCTCGCCGGCTGCGGGTGCTCGCAGTCGTCACCGTCGGCGTCGCGGCGATGAGCGTCGTGACGCCGAATCTCTTCAAGTCGATCATCGGGCTGTTCGCGGGGGCCTCGAACGACCCGAGCATCGCCTCCCGGACCGACAGCTACTCGCTCGCGGGGGAGTTCCTCGCGCGGAAGCCGCTGTTCGGGAGGGGGCTCGGCACGTTCCTCCCGATCTACCGCATCTTCGACAACGAGTACCTCCTCCTGCTCGTCACCGTCGGCGTGATCGGGACGGCGGCCTTCCTCGCGCTCGGCGTCACCGCCTTCGTGTCGATGATGCGGCTGCGCTCGCGGGTCCCCGACGAGGGGTCCCGCGACCTCGCCATGGCCCTCGCGGCCGCGATGGCGACCGGCTTCGTCTGCCTGTTCACCTTCGACGCCTTCGCCTTCCCGATGACGATGGGGCTGCTGTTCCTCATCCTCGGACTTGCCGGCGCGCTGAGACGCATCGAGAATGCGGGAGCGAGTTTTCCTCGTCTTGTAGGATGA
- a CDS encoding glycosyltransferase family 2 protein, producing the protein MRVDVAAVVVTYNSEDHVAELLDSIPAAAGGLTYSVVVVDNGSTDGTLELLDRRTDCTVVRSTNRGYAAGMNTAVAASPEAESILILNPDASLDPDCMPRMLEVLRKPGVGIVAPRVREADGSLSPTLRRGPTLGRVGGLSFTGLPAFAERIEDPREYETEHEVEWAVGAILLVRDECYRELGGLDESYFLYSEETDMSLRAKDAGWATVYTPAAGAMHIGGGSGESSTTHTMKILNRIRLYRRRRGPLLAWLYWALTVLTELRRALLGHDKSRPTVRALIQPSRRPPQLGANSTLIPR; encoded by the coding sequence ATGCGCGTGGACGTCGCCGCCGTGGTCGTGACCTACAACAGCGAGGACCATGTGGCCGAGCTGCTCGACAGCATCCCCGCCGCGGCCGGGGGGCTCACGTATTCGGTGGTCGTCGTGGACAACGGTTCCACCGACGGCACGCTGGAGCTGCTCGACCGGCGCACCGACTGCACCGTGGTGCGCTCGACCAACCGCGGCTACGCGGCGGGGATGAACACGGCCGTGGCGGCGTCGCCCGAGGCCGAGTCGATCCTGATCCTCAATCCCGACGCCAGCCTCGATCCGGACTGCATGCCGCGCATGCTCGAGGTCCTCCGGAAGCCGGGCGTCGGCATCGTTGCGCCACGGGTCCGGGAGGCGGACGGCAGCCTCTCGCCGACGCTCCGCCGCGGGCCGACGCTCGGGCGCGTGGGCGGCCTCAGCTTCACGGGCCTTCCGGCGTTCGCGGAGCGCATCGAGGACCCGCGCGAGTACGAGACCGAGCACGAGGTCGAGTGGGCGGTCGGCGCCATCCTCCTCGTCCGGGACGAGTGCTACCGCGAGCTCGGCGGACTCGACGAGTCCTACTTCCTCTACTCGGAGGAGACGGACATGAGCCTCCGCGCGAAGGACGCCGGCTGGGCCACCGTGTACACGCCGGCGGCGGGGGCCATGCACATCGGCGGCGGCTCGGGCGAGAGCTCGACTACGCACACGATGAAGATCCTCAATCGCATCCGGCTCTACCGTCGCCGGCGCGGCCCGCTGCTCGCGTGGCTCTACTGGGCGCTGACGGTCCTCACCGAGCTCCGTCGGGCGCTCCTCGGTCACGACAAGTCCCGCCCGACGGTGCGGGCACTCATCCAGCCGTCGCGGCGGCCGCCGCAGCTCGGTGCCAACAGCACGCTGATCCCGCGCTGA
- a CDS encoding polysaccharide deacetylase family protein, with amino-acid sequence MTINICFHGIGSGENEREPGGEKYWMRREIFFGVLDELRERPDVRISFDDGNASDIEIGLPALLERGLRATFFPLAGRLDDAGSLSPADLRALRESGMAIGSHGWAHVPWRGLSPDDRRRELVDAREAIAEASGGPVDEAALPLGRYDRRLLAHLRDAGYRAAYTSDRYPARPGEWLQPRHSVTVADTVASVRRVVEHRTGPADLRHRASSMFKRLR; translated from the coding sequence GTGACGATCAACATCTGCTTCCACGGCATCGGCTCGGGCGAAAACGAACGCGAACCGGGCGGCGAGAAGTACTGGATGCGGCGCGAGATCTTCTTCGGCGTGCTCGACGAGCTGCGGGAGCGTCCCGACGTGCGGATCAGCTTCGACGACGGCAACGCCTCCGACATCGAGATCGGCCTCCCTGCTCTGCTCGAGCGAGGGCTGCGGGCCACGTTCTTCCCGCTCGCCGGGAGGCTGGACGACGCCGGCAGCCTGAGCCCGGCCGATCTCCGCGCCTTGCGGGAGTCGGGCATGGCCATCGGCTCGCACGGCTGGGCGCACGTCCCGTGGCGCGGCCTGTCGCCGGACGACCGGCGACGCGAGCTCGTCGATGCGCGCGAGGCGATCGCCGAAGCCAGCGGCGGACCCGTCGATGAGGCCGCGCTCCCCCTTGGGAGGTACGACCGCCGGCTCCTCGCCCACCTGCGCGACGCCGGGTACCGCGCCGCGTACACGAGCGACCGGTACCCGGCCCGGCCCGGAGAGTGGCTGCAGCCGCGGCACAGCGTGACCGTGGCCGACACCGTCGCGTCCGTGCGCCGGGTCGTCGAGCACCGGACCGGGCCGGCCGACCTCCGTCACCGCGCCTCGAGCATGTTCAAACGCCTTCGGTGA
- a CDS encoding DUF4082 domain-containing protein, with product MPQHARPRRAMTARRWTTAAAAALATLTTAVAAVVLGSTGATAATTGIFPDDLKPQISAASDTNSVNLGVRFTPTQSGRVTALQYYQGPRDSGITKASLWSSSGTALATVSVTPTRVVGWHSVTLPKAVTLQAGTSYTASYLATKGAYAVTQNVLNTARTTNGFRLPANAGVFRYSGTSAFPRDTYKGSNYMVDIQFAADGTAAAAPTTTPKPAVTPVPTPTATLTPTPTPAPTATRTPTPTPTPTASTPPAAPAPAGGITALGRSFPSPSTTGVPAGTALTAYTGPCTIQTPNTVIDAKIINCDLRILAKGITITRSKIVGSVYADYNDNVGSFTISDSLVDAGTTGPGTGIGDAYFTATRVHVTGGSRSINCYADCTVQDSYVAGQYTDNTGVNHESGIRVNTNSHLIHNTIGCTAPDVAPDAGCSAAITGYPDFDPVQGNVIQNNLILAGSGGYCSYGGSTAGKPYSGQTKNITFKDNIWQRGTQMGAGNRGYVCGYWGPITSFDINAPGAVWSNNLYDDGTPVAPAN from the coding sequence ATGCCCCAGCACGCCCGCCCCCGCCGCGCCATGACGGCGCGGCGATGGACGACAGCCGCAGCCGCGGCGCTCGCCACCCTCACGACCGCGGTCGCCGCGGTCGTCCTCGGCTCCACCGGCGCCACCGCCGCCACCACCGGGATCTTCCCGGACGACCTCAAGCCGCAGATCTCCGCGGCCAGCGACACCAACTCGGTCAACCTCGGCGTGAGGTTCACGCCGACCCAGTCCGGCCGGGTCACCGCGCTGCAGTACTACCAGGGCCCGCGAGACTCGGGCATCACCAAGGCCAGCCTCTGGTCCTCCTCCGGCACCGCGCTCGCGACCGTGTCCGTCACGCCGACCCGCGTCGTCGGATGGCACTCGGTCACGCTGCCGAAGGCCGTCACGCTGCAGGCCGGCACGAGCTACACGGCTTCGTACCTCGCCACCAAGGGCGCCTACGCCGTCACGCAGAACGTCTTGAACACGGCGCGCACGACGAACGGCTTCCGCCTCCCCGCCAACGCCGGCGTCTTCCGGTACAGCGGCACCTCCGCCTTCCCGCGTGACACCTACAAGGGCTCCAACTACATGGTGGACATCCAGTTCGCCGCCGACGGGACCGCGGCCGCCGCGCCGACGACCACTCCGAAGCCCGCCGTGACGCCGGTCCCGACGCCGACGGCCACGCTCACGCCGACGCCGACCCCGGCTCCGACGGCCACCCGCACCCCCACCCCGACGCCCACCCCCACGGCGTCCACGCCGCCCGCGGCGCCGGCCCCCGCCGGTGGCATCACGGCGCTCGGACGGAGCTTCCCGTCGCCGTCCACCACCGGGGTCCCCGCCGGCACCGCGCTGACCGCCTACACCGGGCCGTGCACGATCCAGACGCCGAACACCGTGATCGACGCCAAGATCATCAACTGCGACCTCCGGATCCTCGCCAAGGGCATCACCATCACCCGCTCGAAGATCGTCGGCAGCGTCTACGCGGACTACAACGACAACGTCGGCTCGTTCACGATCAGCGACAGCCTCGTCGACGCCGGCACGACCGGCCCCGGCACCGGCATCGGCGACGCCTACTTCACGGCGACCCGCGTCCACGTGACCGGCGGTTCCCGCTCGATCAACTGCTACGCGGACTGCACGGTCCAGGACTCCTACGTGGCGGGTCAGTACACCGACAACACGGGCGTCAACCACGAGTCCGGCATCCGGGTGAACACCAACAGCCACCTCATCCACAACACCATCGGCTGCACCGCCCCCGATGTCGCCCCCGACGCCGGCTGCTCCGCGGCGATCACCGGTTACCCGGACTTCGACCCGGTCCAGGGCAACGTCATCCAGAACAACCTGATCCTCGCCGGGTCCGGCGGCTACTGCTCCTACGGCGGTTCGACCGCGGGCAAGCCGTACTCGGGCCAGACCAAGAACATCACGTTCAAGGACAACATCTGGCAGCGCGGCACCCAGATGGGCGCCGGCAACCGCGGCTATGTCTGCGGCTACTGGGGTCCGATCACCTCGTTCGACATCAACGCACCGGGAGCGGTGTGGTCGAACAACCTGTACGACGACGGGACGCCCGTAGCGCCCGCCAACTGA
- a CDS encoding pyridoxal-dependent decarboxylase, exosortase A system-associated: MRPAEHVEAFGTIDGELRVGGMPLSRLAARVGSTPFFAYDRGLLDQRIARLRDALPDRVELSYAMKANPMPAIVQHVAAAVDRIDVASGLELRAALDTGIRPDRVSFAGPGKAPAEIRQAVAAGIIVEVESPTEIERVIAAGEELGLTPSIAVRVNPDFAVKGSGMRMGGGPQQFGIDSERIPQVLGEYASAGLDILGFHVFAGSQNLDAAIIGEAQRRTVDLVTALSEHLPAPLRYLNLGGGFGIPYTEKDRPLDLDSVAANLHELVDGPIAERLPEAVPVIELGRFLVGECGVYVTRVLDRKVSRGKTYLVVDGGMHHQLAASGNFGQAIRRNYPLVVGNRVDRPEGENATVVGCLCTPLDLLGDDVALPAAGIDDLVVIFQQGAYGLTASPTAFLGHPAPAEVLV, translated from the coding sequence ATGAGGCCCGCCGAGCACGTCGAAGCGTTCGGGACCATCGACGGCGAGCTGCGCGTCGGGGGCATGCCGCTGTCGCGCCTCGCCGCCCGCGTCGGCTCGACGCCGTTCTTCGCGTACGACCGGGGGCTCCTCGACCAGCGCATCGCGCGCCTCCGCGACGCCCTCCCCGATCGGGTGGAGCTGAGCTACGCCATGAAGGCGAACCCCATGCCGGCCATCGTCCAGCACGTCGCCGCCGCGGTCGATCGCATCGACGTCGCTTCCGGGCTCGAACTCCGCGCAGCGCTCGACACCGGCATCCGGCCGGACCGGGTCAGCTTCGCGGGGCCCGGCAAGGCGCCCGCCGAGATCCGCCAGGCCGTCGCGGCGGGCATCATCGTCGAGGTGGAGTCGCCGACCGAGATCGAGAGGGTCATCGCGGCGGGGGAGGAGCTGGGCCTCACACCGAGCATCGCCGTCCGCGTGAACCCCGACTTCGCGGTCAAGGGCTCCGGCATGCGCATGGGGGGAGGGCCGCAGCAGTTCGGCATCGACTCGGAGCGCATCCCCCAGGTGCTCGGCGAGTACGCCTCCGCCGGACTGGACATCCTCGGATTCCACGTCTTCGCCGGCTCGCAGAACCTCGACGCGGCGATCATCGGGGAGGCGCAGCGCCGCACCGTCGATCTCGTCACCGCTCTGAGCGAGCACCTCCCGGCGCCGCTGCGCTATCTGAACCTCGGCGGCGGGTTCGGCATCCCCTACACGGAGAAGGACAGGCCGCTGGACCTCGATTCCGTGGCGGCGAACCTCCACGAGCTGGTCGACGGCCCGATCGCGGAGCGACTGCCCGAGGCGGTTCCCGTGATCGAACTCGGGAGATTCCTCGTCGGCGAGTGCGGCGTCTACGTGACCCGCGTCCTCGACCGGAAGGTGTCGCGGGGGAAGACGTACCTCGTGGTCGACGGCGGCATGCACCACCAGCTGGCGGCGTCCGGCAACTTCGGGCAGGCCATCCGCCGCAACTACCCGCTCGTCGTCGGCAACCGCGTCGACCGCCCGGAGGGCGAGAACGCCACCGTCGTCGGCTGCCTGTGCACGCCTCTCGACCTCCTGGGCGACGACGTCGCCCTCCCGGCGGCCGGGATCGACGACCTCGTCGTCATCTTCCAGCAGGGCGCCTACGGCCTGACCGCCAGCCCGACCGCCTTCCTCGGCCACCCGGCACCCGCCGAAGTCCTCGTCTGA
- a CDS encoding acyl carrier protein: MTETVDTVREVLIDTLELSQSPGDLTRDTALFGALPELDSFGVVQLVAAIEDRFDIVIDDDEFGADLFETVGSLTDFVDAKLAA, translated from the coding sequence ATGACCGAAACCGTCGACACCGTCCGCGAGGTCCTCATCGACACGCTCGAGCTGTCGCAGAGCCCCGGCGACCTCACTCGCGACACGGCCCTCTTCGGGGCGCTCCCCGAACTCGACTCCTTCGGTGTCGTGCAGCTCGTCGCGGCCATCGAGGACCGCTTCGACATCGTCATCGACGACGACGAGTTCGGGGCCGACCTCTTCGAGACCGTCGGCTCGCTGACCGACTTCGTCGACGCCAAGCTGGCGGCCTAG